In one Rhea pennata isolate bPtePen1 chromosome 15, bPtePen1.pri, whole genome shotgun sequence genomic region, the following are encoded:
- the ARPC1B gene encoding actin-related protein 2/3 complex subunit 1B has protein sequence MAYHSFLLEPISCHAWNKDRTQIALCPNNHEVHIYRKEGAKWSKAHELKEHNGQVTGIDWAPESNRLVTCGTDRNAYVWTLKGNVWKPTLVILRINRAARCVKWSPKENKFAVGSGSRLISICYFEQENDWWVCKHIKKPIRSTVLSLDWHPNNVLLAAGSCDFKCRIFSAYIKEVEERPSPTPWGSKMPFGELMFESSSSCGWVHSICFSASGARVAWVSHDSTVCLADANRRMAVASLCTETLPLLAVTFITENSLVAAGHDCYPMLFTYEESQGALTFGGKLDVPKQSSQRGLTARERFQNMDKKASSDTANAALDTLHKNSISQISVLAGGKAKCSQFCTTGMDGGMSIWDVKSLESALKDLKIK, from the exons aTGGCCTACCACAGCTTCCTGCTGGAGCCCATCAGCTGCCACGCCTGGAACAAGGACCGGACCC AGATCGCCCTCTGCCCCAACAACCACGAGGTGCACATCTACCGCAAGGAGGGCGCCAAGTGGAGCAAAGCCCACGAGCTGAAGGAGCACAACGGGCAGGTGACCG GCATCGACTGGGCCCCCGAGAGCAACCGGCTGGTGACGTGCGGGACCGACCGCAACGCCTACGTCTGGACCCTGAAGGGCAACGTCTGGAAGCCCACGCTGGTCATCCTGCGCATCAACCGGGCCGCCCGCTGCGTCAAGTGGTCCCCCAAGGAGAACAAGTTCGCCGTGGGCAGCGGCTCCCGCCTCATCTCCATCTGCTACTTTGAGCAGGAGAACGACTG GTGGGTCTGCAAGCACATCAAGAAGCCCATCCGCTCGACGGTGCTCAGCCTCGACTGGCACCCCAACAACGTCCTGCTGGCCGCCGGCTCCTGCGACTTCAAGTGCCG GATCTTCTCGGCTTACATCAAGGAGGTGGAGGAGCGGCCCAGCCCCACGCCGTGGGGCTCCAAGATGCCCTTCGGGGAGCTGATGTTCGAGTCGAGCAGCAGCTGCGGCTGGGTGCACAGCATCTGCTTCTCGGCCAGCGGCGCCCGCGTGGCCTGGGTGAGCCACGACAGCACCGTCTGCCTCGCCGACGCCAACAGGAGGATGGC CGTCGCCTCCCTGTGCACCGAGACCCTTCCCCTCCTGGCCGTCACCTTCATCACCGAAAACAGCCTGGTGGCTGCG GGCCACGACTGCTACCCGATGCTCTTCACCTACGAGGAGAGCCAGGGCGCGCTGACCTTCGGGGGGAAGCTGGACGTCCCCAAGCAGAGCTCCCAGCGCGGCCTCACCGCCCGCGAGCGCTTCCAGAACATGGACAAGAAAGCCAGCTCGGACACCGCCAACGCCGCGCTCGACACGCTGCACAAGAACAGCATCAG CCAGATCTCCGTGCTCGCGGGCGGGAAGGCCAAGTGCTCGCAGTTCTGCACCACGGGGATGGACGGCGGCATGAGCATCTGGGACGTCAAG AGCCTGGAGTCCGCACTGAAGGATCTCAAGATCAAGTGA
- the PDAP1 gene encoding 28 kDa heat- and acid-stable phosphoprotein: MPKGGRKGGHKGRARQYTSPEEIDAQLQAEKQKAREEEEQEEGGEGATGDPKKEKKSLDSDESDEDDEDYQQKRKGVEGLIDIENPNRVIQTTKKVTQLDLDGPKELSRREREEIEKQKAKERYMKMHLAGKTEQAKADLARLAIIRKQREEAARKKEEERKAKDEAAMAGKRLQSLSLNK, translated from the exons ATGCCGAAAGGAG gTAGAAAAGGAGGCCACAAAGGCCGAGCGAGACAGTACACAAGCCCTGAAGAGATCGACGCGCAGCtccaagcagaaaaacaaaaggcaagg GAAGAAGAGGAGCAAGAGGAAGGGGGAGAAGGAGCAACAGGGGACcccaaaaaagagaagaaatctttAGATTCAGATGAGAGtgatgaagatgatgaggaTTATCAG CAAAAGCGCAAAGGAGTGGAAGGGTTGATAGACATAGAGAATCCCAATCGTGTAATTCAGACAACCAAAAAAGTAACTCAGCTGGACCTGGATGGACCTAAAGAACTCTCACGGCGAGAGCG agaagaaatagagaaacagaaggcaaaagagagatACATGAAAATGCACCTAGCTGGTAAAACAGAACAAGCGAAGGCAGATCTTGCCCGACTAGCCATTATTCGGAAGCAAAGGGAAGAAGCtgccagaaagaaagaagaggaaagaaaag cAAAAGATGAAGCGGCTATGGCAGGTAAAAGACTGCAGTCTCTATCCCTTAACAAGTAA
- the BUD31 gene encoding protein BUD31 homolog produces MPKVKRSRKPPPDGWELIEPTLDELDQKMREAETEPHEGKRKVESLWPIFRIHHQKTRYIFDLFYKRKAISRELYEYCIKEGYADKNLIAKWKKQGYENLCCLRCIQTRDTNFGTNCICRVPKSKLEVGRIIECTHCGCRGCSG; encoded by the exons ATGCCCAAAGTGAAGAGAAGCAGGAAGCCTCCCCCAGATGGCTGGGAACTGATTGAGCCCACGCTGGATGAGCTGGATCAGAAGATGAGAGAAG CGGAGACTGAGCCTCAcgaagggaagaggaaagtgGAATCCCTTTGGCCTATCTTCAGAATTCATCACCAGAAAACACGTTACATTTTTGATCTCttctataaaagaaaagctatcaGCAGAG agctctacGAATACTGCATCAAGGAAGGATACGCTGACAAAAACCTGATTGCAAAGTGGAAGAAACAGGGTTATGAGAATCTTTGCTGTCTGCGGTGTATCCAGACACGAGATACCAACTTTGGAACCAACTGCATCTGTAGAGTCCCAAAAAGCAAGTTGGAAGTG GGGAGAATCATTGAATGTACTCACTGTGGATGCAGAGGCTGTTCTGGGTGA
- the PTCD1 gene encoding pentatricopeptide repeat-containing protein 1, mitochondrial, whose translation MEEIGEKLRRGPKNTPYWYFLKCKALIKEDKLAEALELFEVQMLKEERVQPEESNYTILMGGCGRVGYVKKAFRLYNDMKKRGLIPTDATYTALFNACAESPWKDSGLQSALKLRQQLKSKNQELNLITYHALLKVCALCSDLRMCFDVLKEIVHKGHIVTTETFSFLLMGCIKDSENGFRYALQVWQQMTRFGIKADSHIYNLMLRAARDCGIGDPVLASQVLLRPTEENSSQLRLASGRQKQRVRNQRKKGSESAATVQLDVEAMEKQLFQENSVQPEQLVKQQNKDVNWPETEPVLAGLANANIVHSGTGALMRSDQNQIEQQASRSHNLHFCNLPNLLDSKMPDAAVVSLGTVATPSDRLALMGGVEGFLSKMKEDNAEPTIKTFTLLAELTEPQSPSESSLLAILDKHKVKVDVTFFNTLIRKKSKQGDLEGAKVTF comes from the exons atgGAAGAAATAGGAGAGAAACTCCGGCGCGGGCCCAAGAACACACCGTACTGGTACTTCTTAAAATGCAAGGCCCTCATTAAAGAGGACAAG ctggcagaggCTCTGGAGCTGTTCGAGGTGCAGATGCTGAAGGAAGAGCGTGTCCAGCCAGAAGAAAGCAACTACACAATTCTAATGGGTGGCTGTGGCAGGGTTGGCTACGTGAAAAAGGCATTCAGACTCTACAATGAT ATGAAAAAACGGGGCTTAATCCCCACTGATGCCACTTATACGGCCCTGTTCAATGCCTGCGCTGAATCACCCTGGAAAGACTCAGGCCTGCAGAGTGCTCTCAAGTTACGGCAGCAACTAAAGAGCAAAAATCAAGAGCTGAACCTGATAACTTATCACGCTCTGCTGAAAGTCTGTGCCCTGTGTTCAGATCTCAGGATGTGCTTTGATGTACTGAAG GAAATTGTGCACAAGGGCCACATTGTCACAACAGAGACCTTCAGCTTCCTTCTCATGGGCTGCATAAAGGACAGTGAAAACGGCTTCCGCTATGCCTTACAG GTTTGGCAACAAATGACTCGGTTTGGAATAAAGGCCGATAGCCACATTTACAACTTGATGCTCCGTGCTGCAAGAGACTGTGGAATAGGTGATCCAGTTTTGGCTTCTCAAGTACTGCTACGACCCACTGAAGAGAATTCATCTCAGCTAAGGCTTGCATCCGGCAGGCAGAAACAAAGAGTGAGAAATCAGAGGAAGAAGGGATCAGAGAGTGCAGCCACTGTCCAGCTAGATGTGGAAGCCATGGAAAAGCAACTGTTTCAGGAGAACTCTGTGCAGCCTGAACAACTGGTCaagcaacaaaacaaagacGTGAATTGGCCTGAAACAGAACCAGTACTGGCTGGTCTTGCCAATGCTAATATAGTTCACAGTGGGACTGGAGCATTGATGAGGTCAGACCAGAATCAAATAGAGCAACAAGCAAGCCGAAGCCACAACCTGCATTTCTGCAACCTGCCCAACTTACTGGATTCCAAGATGCCTGATGCAGCTGTGGTTTCCCTGGGGACAGTAGCCACGCCATCTGATAGACTGGCTTTGATGGGGGGTGTGGAGGGCTTCTTGAGCAAGATGAAAGAGGACAATGCAGAGCCCACCATTAAAACTTTTACATTACTGGCTGAGCTGACAGAACCGCAAAGCCCATCAGAATCCTCTCTGTTGGCAATCCTTGATAAGCATAAAGTGAAGGTAGATGTGACCTTCTTTAACACtttaataagaaagaaaagtaaacaagGAGATCTTGAAGGAGCAAAG GTTACTTTCTGA